A genomic window from Candidatus Nanopelagicales bacterium includes:
- a CDS encoding DUF805 domain-containing protein yields the protein MLHPGAWCNNPGAFSRAVIPEQYDVPGPSVGGVRAAVTAVYNVGWLSTIWSLVVLLPTIAVSVRRLHDVDKSGW from the coding sequence ATGTTACATCCTGGCGCATGGTGTAACAATCCGGGTGCGTTCAGCCGGGCGGTCATCCCTGAGCAGTACGACGTTCCTGGCCCATCTGTGGGCGGAGTGCGGGCGGCGGTCACGGCCGTCTACAACGTCGGTTGGTTGAGCACCATCTGGTCTCTCGTCGTCCTGCTGCCGACCATCGCGGTGTCGGTTCGGCGTCTGCACGACGTGGACAAATCCGGCTGGTGA